The proteins below come from a single Halomonas binhaiensis genomic window:
- a CDS encoding PLP-dependent aminotransferase family protein, whose protein sequence is MSALLFHLDASLPQSLQSQLREQIAHAILEGHLPVDEALPSSRKLAKELGVARNTVMLAYEQLLDDGYLIARERSGYFVNPDILGGRVEAVAQPAPVEDQLPWNTLLTMAPSRQRSITKPRDWLQYDYPFLYGQIDPALFPTQHWRECSRDSVSVPAIRHWSADHLSEDDPLLIEQIHQRLLPRRGVWARPEEILITVGAQQALWITAMLVLGPGRRFAMENPGYVDMANIARTFTDQVVAMDVDDQGMVPDERLSGCHLAYVTPSHQSPTGVTMPMERRRLLLESAKRHNLLVIEDDYESETNFVDNPTPALKSLDEEGRVIYVGSLSKTLAPGLRLGYMVAPPAFIQEARALRRLMLRHPATNNQRSIALFLDRGYHDALLRQLRQTYQRRWMLMREALDKHLPELSTRSTFGGSSFWLEGPPQLDAARLCQLAREHDILIECGDLHYLHGQHRNVLRMGFSAIDDARIEPGIERLATLLLQAMVAN, encoded by the coding sequence ATGAGCGCCCTTCTGTTTCATCTCGACGCTTCACTACCTCAAAGCCTGCAGAGCCAACTGCGTGAGCAGATTGCCCATGCGATTCTCGAAGGGCACCTGCCGGTAGATGAAGCCCTGCCCTCCAGCCGCAAGCTGGCCAAGGAGCTGGGCGTCGCCCGCAATACCGTGATGCTGGCCTATGAGCAGTTGCTTGATGACGGTTACCTCATCGCTCGAGAGCGCAGCGGCTATTTCGTCAATCCGGACATTCTTGGCGGTAGAGTCGAGGCGGTGGCCCAGCCCGCCCCTGTCGAGGACCAGTTGCCCTGGAACACGCTGCTGACCATGGCCCCTTCACGGCAGCGCAGCATTACCAAGCCACGCGACTGGCTGCAGTACGACTACCCCTTTCTCTATGGCCAGATCGATCCCGCTCTGTTCCCGACCCAGCATTGGCGCGAATGCAGCCGCGACTCGGTGAGCGTACCCGCCATTCGCCACTGGTCGGCGGATCATCTCAGTGAGGACGATCCTCTGCTGATCGAGCAGATTCACCAACGCCTGCTGCCCAGGCGCGGCGTATGGGCACGTCCAGAGGAAATTCTGATTACCGTGGGTGCCCAGCAGGCCCTGTGGATCACCGCCATGCTGGTTCTCGGCCCCGGACGCCGCTTCGCCATGGAAAATCCCGGCTATGTGGACATGGCCAATATCGCCCGCACCTTTACTGATCAGGTGGTGGCCATGGACGTCGATGATCAGGGAATGGTGCCAGACGAACGCCTGAGTGGGTGTCACCTGGCCTACGTCACACCCAGTCACCAGTCGCCTACCGGCGTCACCATGCCCATGGAGCGTCGGCGCCTGCTGCTGGAAAGTGCCAAGCGCCACAACCTGCTGGTCATCGAAGATGACTACGAGAGTGAAACCAACTTCGTCGACAACCCGACGCCAGCGCTGAAGAGCCTCGACGAAGAAGGCAGAGTCATCTATGTCGGCAGCCTGTCCAAGACCCTGGCTCCGGGTCTCCGGTTGGGTTACATGGTGGCGCCGCCGGCATTCATTCAGGAAGCCAGGGCTCTGCGCCGGTTGATGCTGCGCCATCCCGCCACCAACAACCAGCGTTCCATTGCCCTGTTCCTTGATCGCGGCTATCACGATGCCCTGCTGCGCCAGCTACGCCAGACCTACCAGCGGCGTTGGATGCTCATGCGTGAAGCCCTCGACAAGCACCTGCCCGAGCTGAGCACCCGCTCCACCTTCGGTGGCTCTAGTTTCTGGCTGGAAGGCCCGCCGCAACTGGACGCTGCACGCCTGTGCCAGCTGGCCCGGGAGCACGACATCCTGATCGAATGCGGCGATTTGCACTACCTGCACGGGCAGCACCGCAATGTACTGCGCATGGGCTTTTCCGCCATCGACGATGCCCGTATCGAGCCGGGCATAGAGCGTCTGGCAACCTTACTGCTCCAAGCCATGGTCGCGAACTGA
- a CDS encoding TRAP transporter substrate-binding protein, whose protein sequence is MHSKVQAHSKVQVQTKVPIQTKVSVQVDADPNGSDATLTLSRSKRFPRTTMGGAIALALFALSTQASAATWKMALGDAAGGTQYELGTTFAKLIEEKTDGEIKVDLFPNGQLGSEQDTVNNASMGLLDLSVLAINNITPFSPTVGVMTLPYVIRSPEDAKTLTHGKVGQEMVDNTLRDAGVRILGWAYSGCRRLTNSERPVANPEDLKGMSIRVPKNEIMIAAYQAWGVNPNPLAWSETFTALQQGVVDGQDNPYITINAMKFYEVQKYVTDSCYVFSMEPLIIGEGMFQSLDESQQQAVLEAGKEATEHSYEYLLAQEDAIKKSLVDEHGMEITEPADDEKAWVDQATSIWPQFYDSIGGKEKLDEALTALGREPAP, encoded by the coding sequence ATGCATTCCAAGGTCCAGGCGCACTCCAAGGTCCAGGTGCAAACCAAGGTTCCGATACAGACCAAGGTCTCGGTCCAGGTCGATGCCGATCCAAACGGATCGGATGCCACATTGACGCTTAGTCGCAGCAAGCGGTTTCCACGAACCACCATGGGCGGTGCCATTGCTCTGGCATTGTTTGCCTTGAGTACCCAGGCGAGTGCAGCCACCTGGAAGATGGCGCTGGGCGATGCTGCTGGTGGCACCCAATATGAATTGGGCACGACCTTCGCCAAGTTGATCGAGGAGAAGACCGACGGCGAGATCAAGGTGGACCTGTTCCCCAATGGTCAACTGGGTAGTGAACAGGACACCGTGAACAATGCCAGCATGGGATTGCTCGACCTATCCGTGTTGGCCATCAACAACATTACGCCGTTTTCTCCCACGGTCGGTGTCATGACTCTGCCGTATGTCATTCGCAGCCCAGAGGATGCCAAGACTCTGACGCACGGAAAGGTTGGCCAGGAAATGGTCGATAACACCCTTCGCGATGCCGGGGTCCGGATTCTGGGCTGGGCCTACTCAGGTTGTCGCCGTCTGACCAACTCTGAACGTCCGGTGGCAAATCCCGAGGATCTGAAAGGGATGAGCATCCGGGTACCGAAGAACGAAATCATGATTGCGGCCTACCAGGCCTGGGGAGTCAATCCCAATCCGCTGGCCTGGTCGGAAACCTTCACGGCCCTGCAGCAGGGCGTCGTCGATGGTCAAGACAATCCATATATCACCATCAACGCGATGAAGTTCTATGAGGTACAGAAATACGTCACCGACAGCTGCTACGTGTTCTCCATGGAACCGCTGATCATCGGTGAAGGAATGTTCCAGAGCCTTGATGAATCGCAGCAGCAGGCAGTACTGGAGGCCGGTAAGGAGGCCACTGAACACAGCTATGAATACCTGCTTGCCCAGGAAGACGCGATCAAGAAGAGCCTTGTCGACGAACATGGCATGGAAATCACCGAGCCAGCCGATGATGAGAAAGCCTGGGTCGATCAGGCAACCAGCATCTGGCCACAGTTCTACGACAGCATCGGGGGCAAGGAAAAGCTTGATGAAGCCCTGACGGCGCTGGGGCGTGAGCCCGCACCCTGA
- a CDS encoding TRAP transporter small permease yields the protein MKLVWKLLDNLENILCQLLLVTFVLLLFAQIMLRNLFHYSLPWGDELATYAFIWFAYLGAVYAAKKSAHNRVTFQFRFFPRWVETACGLLTDLIWIGFNLVFIWMSYDFVFNKMNAFWKSQTLGLPMKVFYVILPIAFVAMTLRILQNNYLRFIKHRELENPDAEAIEEAKAAAVGGKEGD from the coding sequence ATGAAGCTTGTCTGGAAGCTGCTCGACAATCTCGAGAATATATTGTGCCAGCTGCTGCTGGTGACTTTCGTACTGCTGCTGTTCGCACAGATCATGCTGCGCAACCTGTTCCATTACTCACTGCCCTGGGGCGATGAACTGGCTACCTATGCCTTCATATGGTTCGCCTACCTGGGGGCGGTCTATGCGGCCAAGAAATCGGCCCATAACCGGGTGACCTTCCAATTCCGCTTTTTCCCCCGCTGGGTGGAAACGGCCTGTGGCCTGCTGACGGACCTGATCTGGATCGGGTTCAACCTGGTGTTCATCTGGATGAGCTACGACTTCGTCTTCAACAAGATGAATGCCTTCTGGAAATCCCAGACCCTGGGGCTGCCGATGAAAGTCTTCTACGTCATCCTGCCTATCGCCTTCGTGGCCATGACCCTTCGTATCCTGCAGAACAATTATCTGCGCTTCATAAAGCATCGTGAACTTGAAAACCCCGATGCCGAAGCCATCGAGGAAGCCAAGGCAGCCGCCGTCGGCGGGAAGGAGGGAGACTGA
- a CDS encoding TRAP transporter large permease, with translation MDASIIYILFGVFFLLLVLGAPITVSLGVAALATYLALDANPMSFVQIAFTSVGSFPLMALPAFILAGALMEAAGISKRLVDIAEAFAGPVTGGLAAATVFACMFFGAISGSGPATTAAVGMLMIPAMANRGYEKSYGSAITASSGGLGVVIPPSIPMVIFGISGMGLQPPAEAIAEHGAFQTLSIPKLFIAGIVPGIVIAACLLTVNYVISKRRGYSGLSDHWSAETIFGSLKRGIWSILAPVIILGGIYSGLFTPTESAIVAIAYTLIVGIFLHRELKWKPALKTLETTTWITGRVLLILFTATVFGRLLVEHRVPAIIAESMLNMTDNVYLIWAMVIAFLLFVGMFMETLAAIMILTPVLLPIMYMLGMDPVHVGIVVVCALAIGFQTPPLGENLFVASGIGGSSIEEISLKALPFAAGSVFALFLIAYFPEISLWLPRLMGY, from the coding sequence ATGGATGCCAGTATCATCTATATCCTGTTCGGCGTATTTTTCCTGCTTCTGGTGCTGGGGGCTCCGATTACGGTGTCGTTGGGCGTGGCGGCATTGGCGACCTATCTGGCCCTGGATGCCAATCCCATGTCCTTTGTCCAGATCGCGTTCACTTCAGTCGGTTCTTTCCCATTGATGGCACTGCCAGCATTTATCCTGGCTGGAGCTCTGATGGAAGCGGCCGGGATATCCAAGCGCCTGGTGGACATTGCCGAGGCTTTCGCCGGCCCGGTCACGGGGGGATTGGCGGCGGCGACCGTCTTTGCCTGCATGTTCTTCGGCGCCATTTCCGGATCGGGGCCGGCCACGACAGCTGCCGTCGGCATGCTGATGATTCCTGCCATGGCCAATCGAGGCTACGAGAAGAGCTACGGTTCAGCCATTACGGCGTCTTCCGGTGGCTTGGGGGTCGTCATTCCGCCATCCATCCCCATGGTCATCTTCGGCATTTCCGGCATGGGATTGCAGCCACCTGCCGAAGCGATTGCCGAGCATGGGGCCTTCCAGACCTTGTCGATTCCCAAACTGTTCATCGCTGGAATAGTCCCGGGCATTGTCATTGCTGCCTGTCTGTTGACCGTCAATTACGTCATCTCCAAACGGCGTGGTTATAGCGGACTCAGTGATCATTGGTCAGCCGAGACCATTTTCGGCAGCCTGAAGCGTGGCATATGGTCGATCCTGGCCCCGGTGATCATCCTCGGTGGCATTTACAGCGGCCTGTTTACCCCGACGGAATCTGCCATTGTTGCCATTGCCTATACATTGATCGTCGGTATCTTCCTGCACCGTGAACTCAAGTGGAAACCTGCCTTGAAGACACTGGAGACCACGACCTGGATTACCGGCAGGGTGCTGCTGATTCTTTTCACGGCCACGGTATTCGGGCGGTTGCTGGTGGAGCACCGAGTGCCTGCCATCATTGCCGAAAGCATGCTCAACATGACGGATAACGTCTATCTGATCTGGGCCATGGTCATTGCCTTCCTGTTGTTCGTTGGCATGTTCATGGAGACCCTGGCCGCGATCATGATCCTGACACCAGTGCTGTTGCCGATCATGTACATGCTGGGCATGGATCCGGTGCACGTGGGCATTGTCGTGGTATGTGCCTTGGCTATCGGTTTCCAGACACCACCGCTGGGTGAAAATCTGTTCGTGGCTTCAGGGATTGGTGGTTCCTCCATTGAGGAGATCTCGTTGAAGGCATTGCCCTTTGCGGCAGGCTCAGTATTCGCCTTGTTCCTGATTGCATATTTCCCGGAAATCTCGCTGTGGTTGCCGCGCCTGATGGGGTATTGA
- a CDS encoding universal stress protein translates to MPTSIRRLLCCLGLRDDCHQVLAHSLCLAQATGAELHVLHAVKALSDDVMNTLKANIRQRKTLEALMEQRLDQAHDRLEAFLDDFWESPLGKTPSREIIKSKVVVEGYPAAEIIRYATRHDCDMIVMATNKRGFTASYAGKVTKGVIKRASVPVVVVPPV, encoded by the coding sequence ATGCCTACCTCCATTCGTCGATTGCTGTGTTGCCTCGGCCTGCGGGATGACTGTCATCAGGTGCTGGCGCATTCCCTGTGCCTGGCTCAGGCCACCGGCGCCGAGCTGCATGTCCTGCATGCCGTGAAGGCACTGTCGGACGATGTGATGAATACGCTCAAGGCCAACATTCGTCAGCGCAAGACACTGGAAGCATTGATGGAGCAACGCCTGGATCAGGCCCATGATCGCCTGGAGGCCTTTCTTGATGACTTCTGGGAGAGTCCTCTGGGCAAGACGCCCTCGCGAGAGATCATCAAGTCCAAGGTGGTCGTCGAAGGCTATCCCGCTGCGGAGATCATCCGCTATGCCACACGTCATGACTGCGACATGATTGTCATGGCCACCAACAAGCGCGGCTTCACTGCTTCCTATGCAGGCAAGGTCACCAAAGGAGTGATCAAGCGTGCCAGTGTTCCGGTCGTGGTGGTGCCTCCGGTGTAG
- a CDS encoding DUF417 family protein: protein MSDITSDTEIHSSISIHKIGFYIALYGVAITLLWIGVFKFHPDEAHAIRGIISSSPLISWLYGFLDIHQASILIGSVEIVAGILLALYPISSKASLAGGIIASIIFLTTITFLLSAPGVLHTSSSGNTLPFPSLFGGFLFKDIVLLGAALCVVADSAIQIIEKNSADFEFHL from the coding sequence ATGAGCGATATAACAAGCGATACAGAAATCCACTCATCTATTTCAATACACAAAATAGGGTTTTACATCGCACTGTATGGTGTCGCAATAACTCTATTATGGATTGGAGTCTTCAAGTTTCACCCGGATGAAGCACATGCTATCAGAGGCATCATAAGCTCTTCTCCTCTGATTTCCTGGCTGTACGGTTTCCTTGATATCCATCAAGCATCCATCCTGATTGGCAGCGTCGAGATAGTCGCCGGCATTCTGCTGGCCTTGTACCCAATTTCAAGCAAAGCCTCTCTGGCTGGCGGCATTATTGCCTCTATCATCTTTCTGACGACCATTACCTTTCTGCTGAGCGCACCAGGGGTCCTGCACACCAGCAGCAGTGGCAATACATTGCCTTTCCCATCCCTGTTTGGCGGCTTCCTGTTCAAGGACATCGTGTTGCTCGGCGCAGCTCTGTGCGTAGTCGCCGACAGTGCGATACAGATCATTGAAAAAAATTCAGCAGATTTTGAGTTTCACCTGTAA
- a CDS encoding IclR family transcriptional regulator, which translates to MPTDSPSRNTTNSTLQRGLMLLEAIATTPHGLSAADLERRFDIPKPTLHRLLKQLEEQALVVKDVEGRHLLPGERLHRMAMGVLANESLKAPCRMQLKRLADEVGETCNLTLLHGHEVLYYERVETNWPVRIQLPPGSLLPLHCTASGKLFLALMPPAQRRSLLKHLTLEDYTPYTATDIQELELRLERIATDELSIDDEEFIQGMVAVAVPVYDQAGRIQAALAIHAPRLRHSIDSLKEWVPLMRRIAGNLQDTLWSEN; encoded by the coding sequence ATGCCCACCGACAGTCCCAGCCGCAACACCACCAATTCCACCCTGCAACGCGGACTGATGCTGCTGGAAGCCATCGCCACCACTCCCCATGGTCTCAGTGCAGCGGACCTGGAACGTCGTTTCGATATTCCCAAGCCGACCCTGCATCGCCTGCTCAAGCAACTTGAAGAACAGGCGCTGGTGGTAAAGGACGTGGAAGGTCGTCACCTGCTGCCTGGTGAGCGCCTGCACAGAATGGCCATGGGAGTACTGGCCAATGAAAGCCTCAAGGCACCCTGTCGCATGCAGCTCAAGCGCCTCGCCGATGAAGTCGGGGAAACCTGCAACCTGACACTGTTGCACGGCCATGAAGTGTTGTACTACGAAAGGGTCGAGACTAACTGGCCAGTGCGTATCCAGCTCCCCCCCGGGTCACTGCTGCCCTTGCACTGCACCGCCAGCGGCAAGCTGTTCCTGGCCCTGATGCCGCCAGCGCAGCGCAGAAGCCTGCTCAAGCATCTGACGCTGGAGGACTATACGCCCTATACCGCCACCGACATCCAGGAACTTGAGCTGCGCCTGGAGCGCATTGCGACAGATGAACTCAGCATCGACGATGAGGAATTCATCCAGGGCATGGTCGCCGTGGCGGTCCCGGTCTACGACCAGGCAGGACGCATCCAGGCGGCACTGGCCATTCATGCCCCACGCCTGCGCCACAGCATCGACAGCCTCAAGGAATGGGTACCGCTGATGCGGCGCATTGCAGGTAACCTGCAGGACACGCTATGGAGCGAAAACTGA
- a CDS encoding TRAP transporter large permease has product MTDGMLIGLTTAGCTLFFLLGVPIFLVIGLWVVGTSLIIDFTLANIGVTLFQGLSFFGLLALPLFILTGDLINAAGIAKRLSDFAYSITGWLRGGMGMASLGACGLFAAISGSNAGTTATIGSIMQPEMIKNGYDERFAAATAASGGTVGIIIPPSIIFIVYGFMMNLSISDLFIAGMVPGAMMVLGMMLACHLVARRHGWGTLISFRAGTSARFALRAYLGFATIGVVLYGIYSGMFSPTEAAAITVGFTLIAGLAITREIRLTALPSIMLRSGQIAGMLAPLIAISVVMQQLLSVLGAGQMLEDLLTGLGNRYLILAACMLIILLAGMILESLPVTIILAPILAPIAQNVGIDPIHFAVIFLVGAAIGFITPPFGLNLYVASSITGIPYLRLVKFVIPYFLALMACWIAISLWPNLSLFLVASP; this is encoded by the coding sequence ATGACTGACGGCATGCTGATCGGCCTGACGACGGCCGGCTGTACCCTGTTCTTCCTGTTGGGAGTCCCCATTTTCCTGGTCATTGGCCTGTGGGTGGTCGGCACCAGCCTGATCATTGACTTCACCCTGGCCAATATCGGCGTCACCCTGTTCCAGGGCTTGAGCTTCTTCGGCCTGCTGGCCCTGCCACTCTTCATTCTCACCGGAGACCTGATCAACGCCGCCGGGATTGCCAAGCGCTTGTCGGACTTTGCCTACTCGATTACCGGCTGGCTACGTGGAGGCATGGGCATGGCCTCGCTCGGTGCCTGTGGTCTGTTCGCCGCCATCTCTGGCTCCAATGCGGGGACGACAGCGACCATCGGCTCGATCATGCAACCTGAAATGATCAAGAATGGCTACGATGAGCGCTTCGCTGCGGCCACCGCCGCTTCTGGTGGCACCGTCGGTATCATCATCCCTCCCAGCATCATCTTCATTGTCTATGGGTTCATGATGAACCTGTCGATCAGCGACCTGTTCATTGCCGGCATGGTCCCTGGTGCAATGATGGTGCTGGGCATGATGCTGGCTTGCCACCTGGTGGCCCGGCGACATGGCTGGGGAACCCTGATATCTTTTCGGGCCGGTACCAGTGCCCGCTTTGCCCTTCGGGCCTACCTGGGCTTTGCGACCATCGGCGTGGTGCTGTATGGCATCTACTCGGGAATGTTCTCTCCTACCGAAGCTGCCGCCATCACCGTGGGCTTCACCCTGATCGCCGGTTTGGCCATTACCCGTGAGATCCGTCTTACGGCCCTGCCCAGCATCATGCTGCGCTCCGGTCAGATTGCCGGCATGCTGGCTCCCTTGATCGCCATCTCCGTGGTCATGCAGCAGTTGCTGTCCGTGCTGGGTGCCGGCCAGATGCTGGAGGATCTGCTCACTGGCCTGGGCAACCGCTACTTGATCCTTGCCGCCTGCATGCTGATCATCCTGCTTGCCGGCATGATTCTGGAAAGCTTGCCTGTCACCATTATCCTGGCGCCGATCCTGGCTCCCATCGCCCAGAATGTCGGTATCGACCCGATCCACTTCGCCGTGATCTTCCTGGTCGGTGCAGCCATCGGTTTCATCACGCCGCCGTTCGGCCTCAACCTGTATGTGGCCAGCAGCATTACCGGCATTCCTTATCTGCGACTGGTCAAGTTCGTCATTCCTTACTTCCTGGCACTGATGGCATGCTGGATCGCCATTTCACTATGGCCGAACCTGTCCTTGTTCCTGGTGGCATCTCCCTGA
- a CDS encoding TRAP transporter small permease, with protein MHSFPSSPPSSHSPSHSPSSRHHAGQDQSRPMGSDETSQSTPGSAASRWLLPLRWLDANLEKCVILVSYSGMAGIIFVEVIRRFVFSQQASWSTSIPILLFLWLTWFGASLNVKQRSHLSLNEIRMRLPYTGQFLCQWLDAVLWIGFGAMVIHFTLDQVALARMNFAIVPGTDNVMQWWFYLATPMAWILILIRVMQNLIIDIRRYRRREPFNLQPSIMD; from the coding sequence ATGCACTCATTTCCTTCCAGTCCCCCGTCCAGCCACTCTCCCAGCCACTCTCCCAGCAGCCGCCATCATGCAGGCCAGGACCAGAGCAGACCAATGGGCAGCGATGAAACATCCCAGAGCACTCCCGGATCAGCCGCATCACGCTGGCTGTTACCACTCAGATGGCTCGATGCCAATCTGGAAAAGTGCGTCATCCTGGTGTCGTACAGCGGCATGGCCGGCATCATCTTTGTCGAGGTCATTCGGCGCTTTGTTTTCAGCCAGCAGGCCTCATGGAGCACCAGCATCCCGATCCTGCTGTTCCTGTGGCTGACCTGGTTCGGTGCCTCCCTGAACGTCAAGCAGCGTAGCCACCTGTCGCTCAACGAAATACGCATGCGCCTGCCCTACACCGGTCAATTTCTGTGTCAATGGCTCGATGCAGTGCTGTGGATCGGCTTCGGCGCCATGGTCATTCACTTCACCCTCGATCAAGTCGCACTGGCACGCATGAACTTTGCCATTGTTCCCGGCACCGACAATGTCATGCAGTGGTGGTTCTACCTCGCTACGCCAATGGCCTGGATATTGATCCTTATTCGGGTCATGCAGAACCTGATCATCGACATTCGACGCTACCGGCGCCGAGAACCCTTCAATCTGCAACCTTCGATCATGGATTAG
- a CDS encoding TRAP transporter substrate-binding protein translates to MTSRQHSTLSRRDFLDISSRFGLTSTLLAVTGLGAGLGASGLARAAEKEQQRRYQTEPKFQLRFGASGFNERNLQIQKSGQLFFARDLEERTNGAIRVEFMGSNEVCNQLDCVSKTQQGIVDIFSASTQNSAGGAPYLNVLDFAYLFPSVASMFHFFYDPRSEKLLREPLRQRHQLQFLFTHCDLRGLMMGLKWKDKPLVTSLDDLQGTKNRVTGTQLGRIAMEQLGLNPVPVAWEETLDGLRQGLLDGAETWMSAVAYAGMAPVISQAVDLRFFAGTEHTAMSLPKFDSLGSELQDQVMESAYTAQIYTQGMNEGGRFEIVGATEHPAADTVFAKHNVRVAPLSDEVRAEAEQRCAPKFNPEPWEQWRERLNSWAGDIDVYEEIYALAREVPKELAAVNVAPQRWWRA, encoded by the coding sequence ATGACTTCACGCCAGCATTCGACGCTATCGCGTCGCGATTTCCTCGATATATCCAGCCGCTTCGGCCTTACCTCCACTCTCTTGGCCGTCACAGGGCTTGGTGCAGGCCTTGGTGCATCCGGCCTGGCCCGAGCGGCCGAGAAAGAGCAGCAACGTCGCTACCAGACCGAGCCCAAGTTTCAGCTCCGGTTCGGTGCTTCAGGCTTCAATGAGCGCAATCTGCAGATACAGAAATCGGGCCAGCTGTTCTTTGCCCGCGACCTGGAAGAACGCACCAACGGAGCCATCCGGGTGGAGTTCATGGGCAGCAATGAGGTGTGTAATCAGCTCGACTGTGTCAGCAAGACTCAACAGGGAATCGTCGATATCTTCTCGGCCTCGACGCAGAACTCCGCAGGCGGCGCGCCTTACCTCAACGTGCTGGATTTCGCCTATCTGTTCCCCAGCGTGGCCTCGATGTTCCATTTCTTCTACGACCCACGCAGCGAGAAGTTGCTGCGCGAACCCTTGCGCCAGCGTCACCAGTTGCAGTTCCTGTTCACCCACTGCGACCTGCGTGGCCTGATGATGGGGCTGAAGTGGAAGGACAAGCCGCTGGTCACCAGTCTGGATGACCTGCAAGGCACCAAGAACCGAGTCACCGGCACCCAGTTGGGTCGCATTGCCATGGAACAGCTCGGCCTGAATCCAGTACCCGTAGCATGGGAAGAAACCCTGGATGGGCTGCGTCAAGGCTTGCTGGATGGTGCCGAGACATGGATGAGCGCCGTCGCTTATGCAGGCATGGCCCCCGTCATCTCTCAGGCCGTCGACCTGCGCTTCTTTGCTGGCACAGAACACACCGCCATGAGCCTGCCCAAATTCGATAGCCTCGGCTCCGAACTGCAAGACCAGGTCATGGAATCGGCCTATACCGCGCAGATCTACACCCAGGGCATGAATGAAGGCGGACGCTTCGAAATCGTGGGCGCTACCGAGCACCCCGCTGCCGACACCGTATTTGCCAAGCACAATGTTCGCGTCGCGCCGCTGTCGGATGAAGTCCGGGCCGAAGCCGAGCAGCGCTGCGCGCCGAAGTTCAACCCGGAGCCTTGGGAACAGTGGCGCGAGCGGCTCAACAGTTGGGCAGGGGACATTGATGTCTATGAAGAAATCTACGCCCTGGCCAGAGAGGTTCCCAAGGAACTGGCGGCCGTCAATGTAGCGCCGCAACGCTGGTGGAGGGCCTGA